In the Populus trichocarpa isolate Nisqually-1 chromosome 1, P.trichocarpa_v4.1, whole genome shotgun sequence genome, TGATAACAGGCTCATCACCAAGGTCCTGGAAAAGGGTGATGTGTTTGTGTTTCCAATTGGACTTGTTCACTTCCAGAGAAATGTTGGCCTCGGAAGTGCTTTCTCGATCTCTTCCTTGAGCAGCCAAAACCCCGGTGTTCTTCTCGTTGCTAATACCCTATTTGGATCCACTCCAAGCATTCCAAATGATATTCTAGCCAAGGCTTTCCAGGTGGACAAGTCTGTAGTTGAGAAACTTCAAGCTCAATTCTAGACTGTCATGGATCCTGAACTGAAGAAGATTTCCTCCTTTCTTACCATTATGTTCGTCTAGTCCtcatttattctattttttattatttatgcaaTTTATTTGCAAAATGTTTGCAAGATTTCCACAAAGTTCGCCAGAATTTATAGTTTGCTTATATACTGCTGCCTTCTGACTTTGATTGCCAAAATGGAAGTCTGCAAGAATTTCTTCCAGTCATATACCAAGTTTTCCGTaatataaatgagaaaaaaagagacCAATCAGTTAGGAACAGTAGAAAGAATAAACCTTACCATTTTGCAGACACGTTTGATTACTGTCACGGAGAAGAAGATAGAGCTAGCTAGGACAAATTTTCACCCTAAAATCATTTCATATACATatttatccttttgttttcgtCTCCATCTCGCAGCTAAATATTTAGatggtaattgattattatttcaagataaaagataaaagatataaatacaataaattattttattttgatttcaaaccTGGACCCAccaccatcttttttttctttttcttttttgctagaAATGAGAATCCGAAGTGAATTATTGAAATAGCTGTGATTTTAGAATACACTATTAAATTTGCTCGTTAAACACTGCGAgttcagattattttaaatttttttattgtagcattaaataatcttaaaactTATAAATTCAACTTCTTACCTGACtcaagttttgaattaaattaaagtttttaattaaattaaatgaaaattgatttaaaatcaattatttaatataataggttaaaaaataatttgaatgacaagtaaaaatataacatgacttttaaaaaaactttaagctgattttttttatattaagaagaTGCCAGATTGGATCAACATCAACCTTGATCATCCTACGACCTGAGTCGTGAACTTCagtaggtttaataactttattatttttataaattatttttatttaattttatgataatattagatACTTTTAAAATCCAgcatcaatcttaaaaaaaaatatttatttgaaatcgtgataaccctatagaaagtagaaaaaaataaaccatgaattttatttatcaaccaatccaatattaaataagagtgaaataaaaaaaacaattagaaaaattaaatgactaaaaactaaaaaaaataaaacatatcagGTTTGATGGGTAAATCTATTAAACCCGTGAGTTGGGTAACTCGGGTCAATACATCAAACCCACAAACCGGATAATAAATTCTATTgggattaataacttgttttttttaaaccattatttatttaactatatgataacaaaaataaacgatCACAAAATCGAGCTTCAAACCAATACtgagactttttttaaaactataataacctcaaagaaaacaaaacgaaacaaatcatgaaatttaattctcaatcaatctaatatcaaatgataaaattaaaaaaaataaatttatatatatatatatatatatatatatatatatatatataaaatagttaAACTCGCCATACACGTCAATGAGCCCATgaactttctaaaatttaataacatgtttttttaaaaaaaaaaactatttttgtaactatttaataaaaaaaaatagacgatcACATAATTGAGttcaattaggaaaaaaaaagtacccgGCTAAACCCGCAAACAGAGGTAACCAAGGTTATTTTGCCATCTCGCAAACCGAGTTATTGACTCCACAAAGTTTAAtaacctattttaaaaaattattttatatttaactaaatttttttaaaaatagatcatACCGCGATGATGAGATAGTTTTTTAACACTACAATAactatataaagataaattaaaatgaattatctactctaaatttttataaacatatcatataaaaattaaattttataaataaatcaataatcaaagaaaaaaataagttaaaatgctaaaaaaaaaaaaaaccaacactcATGCGGATTACTATTGAAATTCATATTGCCATTGCCAATGGGTGGGGGAAAGTTTTAGCTTTACTTATAACAAGACACCTCCACTACGTATGCTGATCCACTAAATTATTTGACAAACCTTTCTACTGTCATAATCCTATCCCAACAACAGCAAAAACCAATCACAATATCCTAATGTGCTACAATCACTTGCAAAAAATTCTCTTGTCCCTCAAAACAAAAGCCCTTAACATCAAATTTCTTGATCAAATCCTCACCCACACCATCACAACTGGCTTCACTTATTCCACCCCAACATGGAACTGCCTTATTAGAGCCTATTCTAGAAGCCCCACCGCACCCATCAAAGCCATTCTTGTCTACAACTTCTTCATTAAAACATGCTCAACTAGACCTGATAACTACACCTACCCGTGTCTACTCAAGGCTTGTTCACGTTTGTTTACTgattctaatggcaaacaagtGCATACCCATGTGATAAAAACTGGCCTAGATTCTGACATTTATGTCCAAAATGCTCTTGTCCATTTTTATGGCTCTGTCGGCAACTCAACTGATGCTTGCTTTCTGTTTGATAGAATGCCTGACAGAGATGTTGCAAGCTGGAATTCTCTGATGGGCATTTATAATACCAATAATTCATTCACTGAAGTGATGGTTTTGTTCAAAAAGTTGATGTGTGGATGTGTTAAAGCTGATAAGATCAGTTTGGTGATTGTATTGTCAGCTTGTGCACAGGCACAAATGGAGGGTCTAGAGTATGGAAGGTCAGTCCATGGCTATGTAATAAAAGTGGGGTTTGGATGTTTTTTGAATGTGGATAATGCGTTGTTGAATTTTTACATTAAGTGCAAAGAAATTGATGATGCGTCGAAAATGTTTGATGAATTTGTTCATGAAGGAGATGTTGTCTCGTATACGATTTTGATCAATGCTTATGTTGAGATGGGGCTGATAGATTTGGCTCGCGATGTCTTTGATGAGATTGTTGATAAAGATCGTGTTTTGTGGAACTTGATGGTTCATGCGTATGTTAAGGCACGGTGTCCGAATGAGGCGTTGGACCTTTTCGAGAAAATGGATAGTGCGGGGGTGATACCAGATGAAAATACAATGGTTAGTGTTCTTTTAGCTTGTGCCAGCATATCGGACCTGCAGTGTGCTCGGCTTCTTCATCGGTTCATTAACCGGAATAGCAATGTAAGACAGGATGTTTTTCTGAAAACAGCCCTGATTACTATGTATTCGAAGTGTGGGAGCGTGGAGGAGGCCTTGGTTACCTTTTATAAGATGGAATACACAGATGTTTTTACTTGGACTGCAATGATTGAAGGGCTTGCAAACAATGGGTATGGGAATGAAGCTTTGAGTATGTTTAATCGGATGGAAAACCAAGGAATTAGGCCTAATGAATCCACGCTTGTTTCAGTGTTAACAGCTTGCATCCATTCTGGGTTAGTTAAAGAAGGTTGCCAATTATTCAAAAGTATGGTCAGTGATTACAAAATGCAACTGAAGATGGAGCACTTTGGCTGTCTAATTGATCTACTAAGTAGAGCGGGACTTTTGCATCAGGCAGAAGAGTTCATTCAGTTGCTGCTACCTGAGGAAAGGCTCATAGCTTATAAAACTTTGCTGAGTGCTTGCATGAAGTATTCAGAATTTGATTTCGGAAAGAAGGTTGCAAATGAAATGTCGAAGTTGAGTTCTAATAGCCATGAAACTCGTATCCTGCTATCCAACTTCTATGCCCTGGCAGGTCAATGGGCTCAGGTTGCAGAGACT is a window encoding:
- the LOC7480414 gene encoding putative pentatricopeptide repeat-containing protein At3g15930; protein product: MCYNHLQKILLSLKTKALNIKFLDQILTHTITTGFTYSTPTWNCLIRAYSRSPTAPIKAILVYNFFIKTCSTRPDNYTYPCLLKACSRLFTDSNGKQVHTHVIKTGLDSDIYVQNALVHFYGSVGNSTDACFLFDRMPDRDVASWNSLMGIYNTNNSFTEVMVLFKKLMCGCVKADKISLVIVLSACAQAQMEGLEYGRSVHGYVIKVGFGCFLNVDNALLNFYIKCKEIDDASKMFDEFVHEGDVVSYTILINAYVEMGLIDLARDVFDEIVDKDRVLWNLMVHAYVKARCPNEALDLFEKMDSAGVIPDENTMVSVLLACASISDLQCARLLHRFINRNSNVRQDVFLKTALITMYSKCGSVEEALVTFYKMEYTDVFTWTAMIEGLANNGYGNEALSMFNRMENQGIRPNESTLVSVLTACIHSGLVKEGCQLFKSMVSDYKMQLKMEHFGCLIDLLSRAGLLHQAEEFIQLLLPEERLIAYKTLLSACMKYSEFDFGKKVANEMSKLSSNSHETRILLSNFYALAGQWAQVAETRKFIKEFDTRKAPGMSFVDVKP